The Anaerobacillus alkaliphilus genome has a segment encoding these proteins:
- a CDS encoding YwmB family TATA-box binding protein has protein sequence MGNIQRKDIMQYVVYCIALLGLYFGISWSGEATDHKSTGELAKIIEVMDKHEIELTDWTLYTREHLNSWKTEGEYEEEFRLLKENTPEFTWEPLANDELRGQKKAVATRTYHDTRVTETLTYIVYPHNEQLHSYLIYNVHGEKKVTEDQWQTLDWIIQNRLEDLFQNNTKIFTCVSGNSSDKLNFGFKKQADALLADFSAQTIESLKEETFISISAYTNIWNNSLTTNNQNMNLQVAIRATQGLGGKTTVTIGTPIITTEY, from the coding sequence ATGGGGAATATACAGAGAAAAGATATTATGCAATATGTAGTATACTGCATAGCTTTATTAGGTCTTTATTTTGGTATAAGTTGGAGTGGAGAAGCAACTGATCATAAGTCGACGGGCGAGCTTGCAAAGATTATAGAAGTTATGGACAAACATGAGATTGAATTAACAGATTGGACGCTTTATACAAGGGAGCATTTAAATAGTTGGAAAACTGAAGGTGAGTATGAAGAAGAATTCCGGTTACTCAAAGAGAACACTCCAGAGTTTACATGGGAACCACTTGCAAATGATGAGCTACGAGGCCAAAAAAAGGCAGTAGCTACACGTACTTACCACGACACTCGTGTCACAGAAACACTTACCTACATTGTTTACCCTCACAACGAACAACTACATTCATATCTTATATATAACGTTCATGGCGAGAAGAAAGTAACAGAAGATCAATGGCAAACGCTAGACTGGATTATACAAAATAGGCTTGAAGACTTATTTCAGAACAATACCAAAATTTTCACTTGTGTATCAGGAAACAGCAGTGATAAACTAAATTTTGGTTTTAAAAAACAGGCGGATGCGTTGTTAGCTGATTTTTCGGCACAAACAATTGAATCGTTAAAAGAGGAAACGTTCATTTCCATCTCTGCATACACTAACATATGGAACAATTCTTTAACAACGAATAATCAAAACATGAATTTACAAGTTGCAATTCGAGCAACACAAGGATTGGGCGGTAAAACAACCGTTACAATTGGAACGCCGATAATTACGACTGAATATTAA
- the murA gene encoding UDP-N-acetylglucosamine 1-carboxyvinyltransferase: MEKIIVRGGNRLTGKVKVEGAKNAVLPVIAASILGSEGKSHIYDVPALADVYTINEVLRNLNIDVIYENGAIEVDAQKALKTEAPFEYVRKMRASFLVMGPLLARVGHARIALPGGCAIGSRPIDQHLKGFEAMGAVVEIGNGFIDAKVSGRLKGAKIYLDFPSVGATENIMMAAALANGTTIIENAAEEPEIVCLATYLNSMGAKVRGAGTGTIRIEGVEKLVGASHTIIPDRIEAGTFMVAAAITGGNVLVEGALSEHLRPLIAKMEEMGVTIIDEENGIRVIGPEKLKPIDIKTMPHPGFPTDMQSQMMSLLLRAEGTSVITETVFENRFMHVEEFRRMNGNIKIEGRTAIISGPATLQGAEVAATDLRAGAALVIAGLVAEGYTRVIELKHIDRGYVDFAGKLKALGANVERVYEVDQSKLENLDAPAPLKVNPNLA, translated from the coding sequence TTGGAAAAAATTATTGTCCGAGGAGGTAACCGATTAACTGGCAAAGTAAAAGTAGAAGGCGCTAAAAACGCCGTTTTACCAGTGATCGCTGCATCTATTCTAGGAAGTGAAGGCAAGAGCCATATTTATGATGTACCAGCACTTGCTGATGTATACACGATAAATGAAGTACTGAGAAATTTAAACATTGATGTGATATATGAGAACGGAGCTATTGAGGTTGATGCCCAAAAGGCATTGAAAACAGAAGCCCCATTTGAATATGTACGCAAAATGCGTGCGTCCTTCTTAGTTATGGGACCACTACTTGCCCGAGTTGGTCATGCAAGAATCGCTTTACCTGGAGGTTGTGCGATTGGCTCAAGACCAATTGACCAGCACTTAAAAGGTTTTGAAGCAATGGGAGCTGTTGTTGAGATAGGTAACGGCTTTATTGACGCCAAAGTTAGCGGGCGCCTAAAAGGAGCAAAAATTTATTTAGACTTCCCTAGTGTTGGAGCAACTGAAAACATTATGATGGCAGCTGCTCTTGCAAATGGAACAACAATCATTGAAAATGCTGCTGAAGAACCTGAAATCGTCTGCTTAGCTACCTATTTAAATTCAATGGGAGCAAAAGTACGTGGCGCAGGTACTGGTACAATTCGTATCGAAGGTGTTGAAAAATTGGTTGGTGCGAGCCATACAATTATTCCAGACCGAATTGAAGCAGGGACATTTATGGTAGCAGCCGCAATTACAGGTGGAAATGTGCTTGTAGAGGGTGCTTTATCAGAGCACTTACGACCTCTTATTGCCAAAATGGAGGAAATGGGTGTCACAATTATTGATGAAGAAAATGGGATCCGTGTCATTGGTCCAGAAAAACTGAAGCCAATCGATATTAAAACGATGCCACATCCAGGCTTCCCAACGGATATGCAATCACAGATGATGTCTCTGTTACTTAGAGCAGAAGGCACAAGTGTAATTACAGAAACTGTGTTTGAAAATCGTTTCATGCACGTTGAAGAATTCCGTCGCATGAATGGAAATATTAAAATTGAAGGCAGAACAGCCATTATTTCTGGCCCAGCAACATTACAAGGAGCAGAAGTTGCCGCAACAGATCTTCGTGCTGGAGCAGCTCTTGTTATCGCAGGACTTGTTGCTGAAGGTTACACGAGAGTGATTGAATTAAAACACATTGATCGTGGATACGTTGATTTTGCTGGAAAATTAAAAGCATTAGGTGCAAATGTTGAACGCGTATACGAGGTTGATCAGTCAAAACTTGAAAACCTTGATGCACCAGCACCACTAAAAGTTAATCCAAACTTAGCATAA
- a CDS encoding hemerythrin domain-containing protein → MIYTNLLSRIITELRYELFTAVHKGLRYELGNISSAASSLNVEDDVSLAEFTRVFQTLSRVLHSHAEHEDSFVQPIVDKLAPALSERLEEEHTSTEEILVGLDDAIAILPQLSKEERQVAWNNWSKNYNRFFAQYLNHLQTEEVEVMEVLWQHMTDEELDEVSVKLRSSIPPEEMAVYLSYMLPAMNVYERVGMLSQMQKFAPPEAFRGVCELAKNVLAEKDWTELEQGLSIA, encoded by the coding sequence ATAATTTACACTAATTTACTAAGTAGGATAATTACGGAATTACGATATGAATTATTTACTGCTGTACATAAAGGACTTAGGTATGAGTTAGGTAACATTTCGTCTGCTGCTAGTTCATTGAATGTTGAGGATGATGTTTCTTTAGCTGAGTTTACAAGAGTCTTCCAAACTCTTTCACGAGTGTTACATAGTCACGCTGAACACGAGGATAGTTTCGTTCAACCAATAGTTGACAAGCTAGCACCTGCGCTATCTGAAAGATTAGAAGAAGAACATACTAGTACCGAGGAAATTCTTGTTGGTTTAGATGATGCAATTGCCATTTTACCTCAACTATCAAAAGAAGAGCGTCAAGTTGCCTGGAATAACTGGTCAAAAAATTATAATCGCTTTTTTGCACAATATCTTAATCACTTACAAACAGAAGAAGTAGAAGTTATGGAAGTATTGTGGCAGCATATGACCGATGAGGAATTAGATGAAGTTTCTGTTAAGCTTCGTTCTTCTATTCCTCCAGAAGAAATGGCCGTATACCTTTCTTATATGTTACCAGCGATGAACGTTTATGAGCGTGTTGGCATGCTGAGCCAAATGCAGAAATTTGCACCACCTGAAGCATTCCGTGGTGTTTGTGAGTTAGCAAAAAATGTTCTTGCTGAAAAAGATTGGACTGAACTTGAGCAAGGGCTCTCAATTGCATAA
- a CDS encoding SRPBCC family protein translates to MKTVEHSVVINKPVDEVFSFIEDLQRRPEWEPGVVGVAVLKGCYNQPGAVIEVTNQVLGKKMVAEAEVIEYIENERVICRAEKPFYHEIANIYEDMDGKTKFTRRATAQFEKGAAKLASTLIMNKLEKTFKKTVENAKEVIERE, encoded by the coding sequence ATGAAAACAGTAGAACATAGTGTTGTCATTAATAAACCAGTTGATGAAGTGTTTTCTTTTATTGAAGATTTGCAAAGACGGCCAGAGTGGGAACCCGGTGTGGTTGGGGTTGCGGTTTTAAAAGGTTGTTACAATCAACCGGGCGCGGTGATTGAAGTTACAAATCAAGTGTTAGGTAAGAAAATGGTCGCTGAGGCGGAAGTCATTGAATACATCGAAAATGAGAGAGTCATCTGTCGAGCAGAAAAACCATTTTATCATGAGATCGCCAATATATATGAGGATATGGACGGTAAAACAAAGTTTACACGTAGAGCGACGGCCCAATTCGAGAAAGGCGCAGCAAAACTCGCCTCCACTTTAATCATGAACAAACTAGAAAAGACGTTTAAGAAAACCGTGGAAAATGCGAAAGAAGTGATAGAAAGAGAGTGA
- the spoIID gene encoding stage II sporulation protein D, producing MRQLIIFGTILCSIILIIPTMLVLAFQGEDTPDKSMKPTVVQTSNTSSTNVTILPAENISVPVFRTKTQVLEEVDFEEYIIGVVASEMPAEFSLEALKAQALTARTFIIKHMLNPGDITLPEGAVVTDTVMHQVFRNDAELREFWGKDYAWAKAKVTEAVQATRGQVITYEGSPITASFFSTSNGYTENSEDYWANEFPYLRSVESPWDSESPRYTKETVVSSQEFFQKLGVKLPGDGTVGKITSRTDSGRVASVEINGKTFTGREIREKLDLDSSDFQWKRNGNNVVIQTKGWGHGVGMSQWGAEGMAKEGRTYRDIINHYYQDVQISSIEPFIANLTASSSVQ from the coding sequence ATGCGACAATTAATTATTTTTGGCACGATTCTCTGCAGTATTATCCTTATTATTCCCACAATGCTAGTTCTAGCATTTCAAGGGGAAGACACTCCTGACAAATCTATGAAACCTACTGTAGTACAAACTTCCAACACAAGTTCTACTAATGTAACCATTCTACCAGCCGAAAATATTAGTGTACCTGTCTTCCGTACAAAAACGCAGGTTCTTGAAGAAGTTGACTTTGAAGAATACATTATTGGAGTTGTCGCTTCGGAAATGCCAGCAGAATTTTCTTTAGAGGCCTTAAAGGCGCAAGCATTGACGGCAAGAACCTTCATTATTAAACATATGCTAAACCCTGGAGATATTACTTTACCTGAGGGCGCAGTTGTCACTGATACGGTTATGCATCAAGTATTTCGAAACGATGCTGAACTTCGAGAGTTTTGGGGCAAGGATTATGCCTGGGCAAAAGCAAAGGTAACAGAAGCAGTTCAAGCCACACGTGGTCAAGTCATTACGTATGAAGGAAGTCCAATTACAGCTTCTTTCTTCTCAACAAGTAATGGCTATACAGAGAATTCTGAGGACTATTGGGCCAATGAGTTCCCTTACTTACGAAGCGTAGAGAGCCCGTGGGATAGTGAATCTCCTAGATACACAAAAGAAACAGTTGTTAGCTCGCAAGAATTTTTCCAAAAGCTTGGTGTGAAACTTCCGGGCGACGGTACAGTTGGAAAAATTACTTCTCGAACAGATAGTGGTAGAGTAGCGTCTGTTGAGATTAATGGAAAAACATTTACTGGTCGAGAAATACGAGAGAAGCTAGATTTAGACTCTAGCGATTTTCAATGGAAGAGAAATGGAAACAACGTAGTAATTCAAACAAAAGGCTGGGGCCATGGTGTCGGAATGAGCCAATGGGGCGCAGAAGGTATGGCAAAAGAAGGCAGAACATACCGAGATATTATTAACCACTATTACCAGGATGTTCAAATTAGCTCAATTGAACCGTTTATCGCAAATCTAACAGCTTCAAGCAGTGTCCAATAG
- a CDS encoding FAD-dependent oxidoreductase, which yields MMKKITAFSFVLAFLGVGIYFLSNYYLDAKRQALIENYQPPEEQPMLDTEYDVIVIGGEPEGVAAAVSAARNGSKTLLVEKRENLGGLMTFGMLNYIDIVHGVNNKSAVGGIYNEWHKLVGRGTSFDIELGKAAFLKLVKDEPNLTLVLNTEFDDVIKEDYSQHVIGVNLVNENGHSLVYGKRFIDATQDADFAVMAGAPHFIGGEDINMKDRLMAVTIMLHLKNVDWNGVRKAARDQKFGYGEVTRLNAWGFNDLHFMYEPKEENTRLRGLNIVRVPKKEEIFINALQIFGVNGLDEQEKQAALEKGIRETNHIVDYLRKEFPGFENAEVASYPSELYVRETRHLLAEYYLPMSDVWKNADHWDSIGFGGYPVDVQATSIGDYGYIMSNPVQYAIPFRSLVPLEIENVLVVSRSAGYSSIAAGSARIIPTGMAAGEAGGVAARVSIDHDLTFRQLSQSVDLIMQVRETLSAQDAKVDYFSVNYPYEGEWFDESIQFLIDYGLVSGGYENELFVNDHMNLIAFSNIISNGLLRIDDILYQEYWDKIKRVYSIEGAGNHNVDRDTLAAYLVSSFSDEPVDYDNWDTAFQLNLIDHYIYDLIPENRELIRAEVFYIAEKLLKHLSK from the coding sequence ATGATGAAAAAAATAACAGCATTCTCTTTCGTTTTAGCATTTTTAGGGGTAGGAATATATTTTTTATCCAACTATTACCTTGACGCAAAAAGACAAGCATTAATTGAAAACTATCAACCACCAGAAGAGCAACCAATGTTGGATACTGAATATGATGTCATAGTCATTGGAGGAGAACCTGAAGGAGTAGCTGCAGCAGTTTCCGCAGCGAGAAATGGTTCAAAGACATTGTTGGTTGAAAAAAGAGAAAACCTAGGTGGATTAATGACATTCGGAATGCTGAACTATATTGATATTGTTCATGGAGTTAACAATAAAAGTGCAGTAGGTGGTATTTATAACGAATGGCATAAATTAGTTGGGAGAGGTACATCCTTTGATATTGAACTTGGGAAAGCAGCATTTCTAAAATTAGTTAAAGATGAACCTAACTTAACATTGGTATTAAATACAGAGTTTGATGATGTTATAAAAGAAGATTATTCACAACATGTAATTGGTGTCAATCTTGTAAACGAAAATGGTCACTCACTTGTTTATGGCAAACGTTTCATTGATGCGACTCAAGATGCTGACTTCGCAGTAATGGCAGGAGCACCTCACTTTATTGGTGGCGAAGATATTAATATGAAGGATCGCTTAATGGCGGTTACAATTATGCTTCACCTTAAGAATGTTGATTGGAATGGTGTGCGTAAAGCAGCGAGAGACCAAAAGTTTGGATACGGAGAGGTGACCAGGTTAAATGCTTGGGGCTTTAACGACCTTCATTTTATGTACGAGCCTAAAGAGGAAAACACAAGGTTACGAGGTCTAAACATTGTCCGTGTACCTAAGAAAGAAGAAATTTTTATTAATGCCCTACAAATCTTTGGTGTTAACGGGTTAGATGAACAGGAAAAGCAAGCTGCTCTTGAAAAAGGAATTCGAGAAACAAATCATATCGTAGATTACTTGCGTAAAGAATTTCCAGGTTTTGAAAACGCAGAAGTTGCTAGTTATCCTTCAGAGTTATATGTACGTGAAACACGACATCTTTTAGCAGAATATTATTTGCCAATGTCTGATGTTTGGAAAAATGCGGATCACTGGGATAGCATTGGTTTTGGTGGCTATCCAGTAGATGTACAAGCAACGTCGATTGGTGATTATGGATACATTATGTCTAATCCTGTGCAATATGCCATACCGTTTCGATCGTTAGTGCCTTTAGAGATTGAAAATGTTCTCGTTGTTAGTCGGTCAGCAGGGTATTCATCCATTGCAGCTGGTAGTGCGAGGATTATTCCTACAGGAATGGCAGCTGGTGAGGCTGGAGGCGTAGCAGCGAGAGTTTCCATTGATCATGACCTAACATTTAGGCAGCTTTCTCAGAGTGTTGATTTAATTATGCAAGTACGCGAAACTCTATCAGCTCAGGATGCAAAAGTTGATTATTTCAGTGTTAATTATCCTTATGAAGGTGAATGGTTTGACGAATCTATCCAATTTCTAATAGATTACGGCTTAGTTTCAGGTGGTTATGAAAATGAACTGTTTGTAAACGATCATATGAACTTAATTGCTTTTTCAAACATCATTAGCAATGGATTACTTCGAATAGATGACATTCTATACCAAGAGTATTGGGATAAAATTAAGCGAGTATATTCAATTGAAGGCGCTGGTAATCATAATGTTGATCGAGATACTTTGGCAGCATACTTAGTTTCATCATTCAGCGACGAACCTGTTGATTATGACAACTGGGATACTGCTTTTCAATTAAACCTTATTGATCACTATATATATGATTTGATCCCTGAGAACCGAGAATTAATCCGTGCTGAGGTATTTTATATAGCAGAAAAATTACTAAAACATTTATCAAAATAA
- a CDS encoding M23 family metallopeptidase → MREENQSSKLAKMKASLQKQMKKRWVLPAVYLGLAAVVLSAVIWLQGSEEQIVQEDPNMEQGQTDTNPGVNYEEALPVTAVNEVFKKPFLNEAEVNVIGYFFDFNATEEQQQAALVFYDNTYYQNKGMDFALESGETFDVVAALSGTVVKVEKDALFGNLVHIEHDNHVVTVYQSLEGVKVEEGQAVKQGEVIAQAGRNLYNQDAGIHVHFEVRHDGVPVNPATLFDQPATALPNAAEGDVAEEADDEEVEEPSEEELEEQD, encoded by the coding sequence ATGAGAGAAGAAAATCAATCTTCTAAATTAGCAAAAATGAAGGCAAGCCTTCAAAAACAAATGAAAAAACGTTGGGTATTACCTGCAGTGTATCTTGGTTTAGCAGCGGTAGTATTAAGCGCAGTAATCTGGCTTCAAGGATCTGAAGAACAAATCGTACAAGAAGATCCAAATATGGAGCAAGGACAAACTGATACTAATCCTGGTGTAAACTATGAAGAAGCACTACCGGTAACAGCAGTCAATGAAGTATTCAAGAAGCCATTCTTAAATGAAGCAGAAGTGAACGTAATTGGTTACTTCTTCGACTTCAACGCAACTGAAGAACAACAGCAAGCTGCTCTCGTATTTTACGATAATACTTACTACCAAAACAAAGGTATGGACTTCGCATTAGAGAGTGGAGAAACATTTGATGTTGTTGCAGCATTAAGTGGTACTGTAGTTAAAGTAGAAAAAGACGCTTTATTTGGTAACCTAGTTCATATCGAACATGACAACCATGTTGTTACAGTGTACCAAAGCTTAGAAGGTGTAAAGGTTGAAGAAGGCCAAGCTGTAAAACAAGGCGAGGTTATCGCACAAGCTGGTAGAAACCTTTACAACCAAGATGCAGGAATTCACGTTCACTTCGAAGTACGTCATGATGGCGTTCCAGTAAACCCAGCAACACTATTCGATCAACCAGCAACAGCACTTCCAAATGCTGCTGAAGGCGATGTAGCTGAAGAAGCTGACGATGAAGAAGTAGAAGAACCAAGCGAAGAAGAGCTTGAAGAACAAGATTAA
- a CDS encoding class D sortase, producing the protein MKKFMAIFLISVGIITIFYPKIADQYSYYQKNKLIKEFRSSNAAVASFSEVNRLLEIKYDEDMPEVEEEVNPEIIGSSVIGMIEIGKIDLLLPILYGATEANLKFGAGFLEGTAPLGGTGNTAVAAHRSHAFGKLFNRLDELTTGDQIAIYTNQEMTNYIVQDIKLVLPSDISVLEDTGHDIITLITCHPMTNPTHRLIVHAKRIEEGA; encoded by the coding sequence ATGAAGAAGTTTATGGCAATTTTCCTAATATCGGTCGGCATCATAACAATTTTTTATCCAAAGATCGCTGATCAATATAGTTACTATCAGAAAAATAAACTCATTAAAGAGTTTAGAAGTAGCAATGCGGCAGTAGCTAGTTTCTCTGAAGTAAACCGTTTGTTAGAAATTAAATACGATGAGGATATGCCTGAAGTCGAAGAAGAGGTAAATCCTGAGATTATTGGTAGTAGTGTTATAGGCATGATTGAGATTGGAAAGATTGACTTGTTGTTACCAATATTGTACGGTGCTACAGAGGCAAATTTAAAATTTGGAGCCGGATTTTTAGAAGGCACTGCGCCATTAGGGGGAACTGGAAACACAGCGGTTGCCGCACACCGAAGTCATGCATTTGGAAAGCTGTTCAATCGGTTAGATGAGTTGACTACGGGTGATCAGATTGCTATCTATACTAACCAAGAAATGACAAACTATATTGTTCAAGATATCAAGCTTGTTTTACCCAGCGATATTTCAGTATTAGAAGACACTGGACATGATATCATTACGTTAATCACCTGCCACCCCATGACCAATCCAACACACCGGTTAATTGTTCATGCGAAAAGAATAGAAGAAGGCGCATAA
- a CDS encoding LPXTG cell wall anchor domain-containing protein encodes MKLKRKLVLTLLLSVTCTFALTLGLFFILGTKEVQGDTWEVKISTRPQKVLYNVGNFKPGDWSTATLAVANDGRRNFSYRLSVKQKEGSEKFFRALLITVTDQNGTEWYSGSLEGLLGYTTSRYLSSGSSEELFFNVEFPFHYGNDYQGLSCAFDIILTAEATTQPPPEEPPVEEPPIEEPPVEEPPIVEPPIEEPPVEEPPIKEPPGEDSVDPPTEVSPEFPEEEEEYEKPDLPTSDYGSTLPQTGETNPIYYYIIGAIITLFGIGLFRRQRVK; translated from the coding sequence ATGAAGCTTAAGCGAAAGCTAGTGTTAACTCTTCTTCTCTCAGTAACTTGTACTTTTGCACTAACCCTAGGTCTATTTTTTATTTTGGGTACTAAAGAAGTTCAAGGAGACACATGGGAAGTAAAGATTTCTACTAGACCACAAAAGGTTTTATACAATGTCGGAAACTTTAAACCTGGAGATTGGTCTACTGCAACTTTAGCGGTTGCAAATGATGGTCGGAGAAATTTTTCCTATAGGTTATCTGTAAAACAGAAGGAAGGTTCCGAGAAATTTTTTCGAGCATTGCTAATAACCGTCACAGACCAAAATGGTACAGAATGGTACAGTGGTAGTTTAGAAGGTTTGTTAGGGTATACCACTTCTCGGTATCTTAGTAGCGGGAGTTCAGAAGAACTTTTTTTCAATGTAGAATTTCCATTCCATTACGGCAATGATTATCAAGGGCTATCTTGTGCGTTTGATATCATCTTAACAGCAGAGGCTACCACTCAACCTCCACCTGAGGAACCACCGGTTGAAGAACCGCCAATAGAGGAACCTCCAGTTGAAGAACCACCGATAGTGGAGCCTCCTATTGAAGAACCACCCGTTGAAGAGCCACCAATCAAAGAACCACCTGGTGAAGATTCGGTAGATCCTCCGACCGAAGTATCACCAGAATTTCCGGAGGAAGAGGAAGAGTATGAGAAACCAGATCTTCCAACAAGTGATTATGGATCAACATTACCTCAAACCGGGGAAACCAACCCAATATATTACTATATAATTGGTGCTATTATTACGCTGTTCGGAATAGGTCTATTTAGAAGACAAAGAGTTAAGTAA
- a CDS encoding nuclease-related domain-containing protein, whose protein sequence is MTKNKREQSPYLQALQALKLRILPEHPKLPLINEKLRRQLSGYRGECAVDYQLTYLPEKDYIILRGIRLYTGEHYFQIDTLLITLKFLLIIEAKSHAGEVTIDEKNHQMVQEIDGTRKVY, encoded by the coding sequence ATGACGAAAAACAAGCGAGAACAGTCGCCCTACCTTCAAGCCCTACAAGCTCTTAAGCTGCGAATACTTCCAGAGCATCCGAAACTACCATTAATTAACGAAAAATTACGTCGACAACTCTCAGGTTACCGAGGTGAGTGCGCAGTAGACTATCAATTAACCTACCTACCCGAAAAAGACTACATAATTCTCCGTGGAATTCGCCTTTATACTGGAGAACACTACTTCCAAATTGATACCCTATTAATTACACTGAAATTCCTGCTTATTATAGAAGCAAAAAGTCATGCTGGAGAAGTTACGATTGATGAAAAAAACCATCAAATGGTCCAAGAGATCGATGGGACGAGGAAGGTTTACTAG
- the spoIIID gene encoding sporulation transcriptional regulator SpoIIID yields MHDYIKERTIKIGRYIVETRKTVRTIAKEFGVSKSTVHKDLTERLPEINAELANEVKEILEYHKSIRHLRGGEATKVKYQKTEPVQKKLAETQS; encoded by the coding sequence GTGCACGATTACATCAAAGAACGAACAATCAAGATTGGCAGGTACATCGTCGAGACAAGGAAAACCGTCCGAACAATTGCAAAAGAGTTTGGCGTTTCCAAAAGCACAGTTCACAAGGATCTAACAGAGCGATTGCCTGAAATCAACGCAGAGCTGGCAAATGAAGTGAAGGAAATTTTGGAGTACCACAAGTCGATCCGTCATTTACGTGGTGGAGAGGCGACGAAGGTTAAGTATCAGAAAACGGAACCAGTACAAAAGAAGTTAGCTGAAACACAATCTTAA
- a CDS encoding rod shape-determining protein, whose protein sequence is MFGRDIGIDLGTANVLVHVKGRGIVLNEPSVVAIDTHTNKVLAVGDEAFRMVGRTPGNIVALRPMKDGVIANFDLTESMLKHFLDKVNVRGFLAKPRILICCPTNITSVEQKAIREAAEKSGGKNVYLEEEPKVAAIGAGMDIYQPSGNMVVDIGGGTTDVAVLSMGDIVTASSIKVAGDRFDQEILHYIKKQYKLLIGERTAEMIKMQVATVFKGSRTEEIDIRGRDLVSGLPRTITVYSDEIHKALEEPVSHIVQASKSVLEQTPPELSADIIDRGVILTGGGALLHGLDLLLAEELKVPVLIADEPMQCVAKGTGILLENLDKVSKRKYKF, encoded by the coding sequence ATGTTTGGCAGGGACATTGGAATTGATTTAGGAACGGCAAATGTACTCGTTCACGTAAAAGGAAGAGGCATTGTGCTAAATGAACCTTCAGTTGTTGCAATAGATACACATACGAATAAAGTACTTGCAGTAGGAGATGAGGCGTTCCGAATGGTGGGACGTACTCCAGGAAATATTGTTGCGCTTCGTCCGATGAAAGACGGCGTAATTGCAAACTTTGACTTAACAGAATCAATGCTTAAACATTTCTTAGACAAAGTTAATGTACGAGGATTTTTGGCGAAGCCTAGAATTCTAATTTGCTGCCCAACAAACATTACCTCAGTTGAGCAAAAAGCAATTCGTGAAGCTGCAGAAAAAAGTGGCGGAAAAAACGTGTATTTGGAAGAAGAACCAAAAGTTGCGGCAATTGGAGCAGGCATGGATATTTACCAACCAAGCGGTAACATGGTCGTAGACATAGGCGGTGGGACAACAGATGTTGCTGTATTATCAATGGGCGATATTGTCACCGCCTCTTCAATTAAAGTCGCAGGGGACAGGTTTGATCAAGAAATACTCCACTATATAAAGAAGCAATATAAGTTGTTGATCGGTGAACGTACGGCTGAAATGATTAAAATGCAAGTGGCAACTGTTTTTAAAGGTAGTCGTACGGAAGAAATTGACATCCGTGGACGTGATTTAGTCAGTGGACTTCCACGTACCATTACCGTATACTCAGATGAGATACATAAAGCACTTGAAGAGCCGGTTTCACACATTGTACAAGCCTCCAAAAGTGTCTTAGAGCAAACTCCACCTGAACTTTCTGCTGATATCATTGATCGCGGTGTAATTCTTACAGGTGGTGGCGCATTATTACATGGACTTGACCTTCTCCTTGCTGAAGAATTAAAAGTTCCAGTACTGATTGCCGATGAGCCGATGCAATGTGTCGCTAAAGGAACGGGTATTTTACTTGAAAACTTGGACAAGGTGTCGAAGCGAAAATATAAATTCTAA